One region of Thiorhodovibrio frisius genomic DNA includes:
- the purF gene encoding amidophosphoribosyltransferase has protein sequence MCGIVGVVGKHPVNQLLYDALLVLQHRGQDAAGIVTSDQEKLHMRKDNGLARDVFRTRHMLRLRGNMGIGHVRYPTAGASSSAEAQPFYVNSPYGIVLAHNGNLTNAEELKRDVFVDDLRHINTNSDSEILLNVFAHELQVQNKLRIDEQDIFNAIEGVHRRCRGGYAVVAMIPGFGIVGFRDPHGIRPIVYGKRETTGGTEYMVASESVALDTVGFNLVSDIAPGEAVFISADGEIHTRQCAPQPVLSPCIFEFVYFARPDSVIDNISVHKARSRMGKKLAAKIKRTWPGHDIDVVIPVPDTSRTAALQLANHLGVPYAEGFIKNRYIGRTFIMPGQTVRKKSVRQKLNAIHFEFRKKNVLLVDDSIVRGTTSRQIIEMAREAGAKKVYLASAAPPVRFPNVYGIDMPAASELVAHGRSEWDIERLLGCDRLIFQDLQDLIEAVQKKTKSLVDRFDTSVFDGVYITGDVSEDYLANLERVRGEAARTQKTADDSGENEADMIGLYNPA, from the coding sequence CCGCTGGCATCGTCACCAGCGACCAGGAAAAACTCCACATGCGCAAGGACAACGGCCTTGCGCGCGATGTCTTCCGCACCCGCCACATGCTGCGCCTGCGCGGCAACATGGGCATCGGCCATGTGCGTTATCCCACAGCCGGCGCATCCAGCTCAGCCGAGGCACAGCCCTTCTACGTCAACTCCCCCTATGGCATCGTGCTGGCGCACAACGGCAATCTGACCAATGCCGAGGAATTAAAACGCGACGTTTTTGTCGATGACCTGCGCCACATCAACACCAATTCGGATTCTGAAATCCTGCTGAACGTCTTTGCCCACGAGTTGCAGGTGCAAAACAAACTGCGCATCGACGAACAAGATATTTTCAATGCCATCGAGGGCGTGCATCGTCGCTGCCGTGGTGGCTATGCAGTGGTGGCCATGATCCCCGGGTTCGGGATTGTTGGTTTTCGCGATCCGCACGGGATCAGGCCAATCGTTTACGGCAAACGCGAGACCACTGGCGGCACCGAGTACATGGTCGCCTCCGAGAGCGTTGCGCTCGACACAGTAGGATTCAACCTTGTCTCCGACATCGCGCCCGGCGAGGCGGTCTTTATCAGCGCCGATGGCGAGATTCACACCCGCCAGTGCGCACCCCAGCCGGTGCTCTCACCCTGCATTTTCGAGTTCGTCTACTTCGCGCGGCCGGATTCCGTCATCGACAATATCTCAGTGCACAAGGCCCGTTCGCGCATGGGCAAAAAGCTGGCGGCTAAAATCAAACGCACCTGGCCAGGGCACGATATCGACGTCGTCATTCCGGTGCCGGATACCAGCCGCACTGCTGCGCTGCAACTGGCCAATCATCTGGGTGTGCCCTATGCCGAGGGTTTCATAAAAAACCGCTACATTGGGCGCACCTTCATTATGCCGGGGCAGACGGTGCGCAAAAAATCTGTCCGCCAGAAGCTCAACGCCATTCATTTCGAGTTTCGCAAGAAAAACGTCCTGCTGGTGGATGATTCCATCGTGCGCGGCACCACCTCCCGGCAGATCATTGAAATGGCACGCGAGGCCGGGGCCAAAAAGGTCTATCTCGCATCGGCCGCGCCGCCGGTGCGTTTTCCGAATGTTTATGGAATCGACATGCCGGCGGCGAGCGAGCTTGTTGCTCATGGCCGTAGCGAATGGGACATCGAACGCTTGCTTGGCTGCGACCGGCTGATCTTTCAAGATCTCCAGGACCTGATTGAAGCCGTGCAGAAAAAGACCAAAAGCCTGGTCGACCGCTTCGATACGTCCGTGTTTGATGGTGTTTATATCACCGGCGATGTGAGCGAAGACTATCTGGCCAATCTGGAGCGCGTTCGCGGCGAGGCCGCTCGCACGCAAAAAACCGCTGATGATAGCGGTGAGAACGAAGCCGACATGATCGGCCTGTACAACCCCGCCTGA
- a CDS encoding O-succinylhomoserine sulfhydrylase, producing MTTAMDDGIEHFPGFSTRALRVGHDRTAEGEHSEPIFATSSFVFASAAEAAARFSGDAPGNVYTRFTNPTVQAFEQRLNALEGGAGCVATASGMAAILTMALGLLKSGDQILASRSLFGSTSMLFDKYLARFGIQTRYVPLDDLDAWRAAIESDTRLLFLETPSNPLAEMTEIAPLAELAHQHGCLLAVDNCFATPALQRPLEWGADLVIHSATKYLDGQGRCLGGAVIARDPAVIAEVFGVVRTAGPSMSPFNAWVFLKGLETLSLRMRAHSEAAQQLAEWLAAHPTVTKVHYPGLTQHPQHHLIGRQMQRPGGILSFEVGGDRDAAWRVIDHTRMLSITANLGDTKTTITHPATTTHARLTPEERTAAGITDGLIRIAVGLEDIADIQADLARGLK from the coding sequence ATGACCACCGCCATGGATGATGGCATCGAGCACTTTCCGGGTTTCAGCACTCGCGCACTCCGAGTCGGGCATGATCGCACAGCCGAGGGCGAGCACAGCGAACCCATTTTTGCGACATCCAGTTTTGTCTTCGCCTCTGCCGCCGAGGCCGCCGCCCGCTTCAGCGGCGATGCACCAGGCAATGTCTACACCCGCTTTACCAACCCAACGGTCCAAGCTTTCGAGCAGCGGCTGAATGCCCTTGAGGGCGGCGCTGGCTGTGTCGCAACGGCCTCCGGCATGGCGGCCATCCTGACCATGGCACTTGGCCTGTTAAAGAGCGGGGACCAGATTCTCGCCTCCCGCAGCCTGTTCGGCAGCACCAGCATGTTGTTCGATAAATATCTGGCACGCTTTGGTATCCAGACCCGTTATGTGCCACTGGATGACCTCGACGCCTGGCGCGCCGCGATCGAGTCAGATACCCGGCTGCTGTTTCTCGAGACTCCATCCAACCCCTTGGCTGAAATGACCGAGATCGCGCCTTTGGCTGAACTCGCGCATCAGCATGGCTGTCTGCTCGCGGTCGACAACTGCTTTGCTACCCCAGCCTTACAGCGTCCGCTGGAGTGGGGCGCTGACCTCGTTATTCACTCCGCGACCAAGTATCTGGACGGGCAGGGCCGTTGCCTGGGTGGCGCGGTCATCGCGCGCGATCCAGCCGTCATTGCCGAAGTGTTCGGCGTGGTGCGCACCGCTGGTCCTTCCATGAGTCCCTTCAACGCCTGGGTCTTTCTGAAGGGGCTGGAGACCCTCAGCCTGCGCATGCGCGCCCACTCAGAGGCAGCCCAACAACTCGCCGAATGGCTGGCCGCGCATCCCACCGTTACCAAGGTGCATTACCCCGGGCTGACCCAGCATCCCCAGCATCACTTGATCGGCCGCCAGATGCAGCGTCCGGGCGGCATCCTGTCGTTCGAGGTCGGAGGTGACCGCGACGCCGCCTGGCGCGTCATCGACCACACCCGCATGCTCTCCATCACCGCCAATCTTGGCGATACCAAAACCACCATCACCCACCCCGCCACCACCACCCACGCCCGCCTGACACCCGAAGAACGCACCGCCGCCGGCATCACCGACGGTCTGATCCGCATCGCCGTGGGGCTGGAAGATATCGCAGATATTCAGGCCGACCTAGCGCGCGGACTCAAGTGA
- a CDS encoding CRISPR-associated helicase/endonuclease Cas3: MREPYQAYWGKANQEGGFHLLSYHALDVAACGWVLLTRHGGLRARLLDHLDIDEATLVAWLTFMLALHDVGKFSYRFQCLKPDFPWLARSLPQDRRYSVRHDTLGLVLWQGALEDAVFGQFIAEQADRSSLRQLRTALDIWISAFAGHHGQPPARRRIPLREQFTPDDEKAAVAFCEQAGALLLANSPLRVDEPKALIQALKPVSWWLAGIAVLCDWLGSNADLFAYQQEPMPLPRYWNEHALPAAERAIAISGVLPLAPSGKSQRELFDYIDQPTPLQTICADIALSSTPQLLILEDLTGSGKTEASLTLAQRIQSAGAADGIYLALPTMATSNAMHARIIDKGLDQRLFVGDPSVILTHAAARLVQAMAARNAILPDAPPEADYDLAETSAANLRAAWLGDHRKKALLADLGVGTIDQALLAVLPSRHQSLRLLGLARKVLIVDEVHAYDSYMQQLLAALLRFHAFIGGHVVLLSATLPQAQRQALVDAFRAGLSAAPVALAASAYPLLTRVDAVAVEEISVAARDQAKRSVAVQCVDEVATVMHLLVDAHQHGNCACWVRNTVDDAIAALQTLRDLGVAEDSLLLFHARFALGDRLAIENKVLASFGPESDAACRRGRILIATQVVEQSLDLDFDLMVSDLAPIDLIIQRAGRLQRHARDSTGARAAREQRPSPCLHVLTQVADNDADAHWLNGLLPGTARVYRDLRVLWRTARLLADHGAIRMPEAARTLIEGVYGEDGLPVPAGIEQGSIDAESEDLANTSMGRFNALKLEQGYADPGMDYWDDIVAPTRLGEASIRVRLARWDAGRLSPWAGDQETPWSDWLAVAMSEVSIRQHWVAEAADSQEPGLEAAMEDALSKVYDQGRWSRLLPLRPIGEDAWEAEAVDGAGEPVRFRYTRMTGLVRVRDL; this comes from the coding sequence ATGCGCGAGCCGTATCAAGCCTACTGGGGCAAGGCCAATCAGGAAGGTGGCTTTCATCTTCTGTCCTATCATGCACTGGACGTGGCGGCCTGTGGGTGGGTTCTGCTGACACGGCATGGCGGACTGCGGGCACGTTTGCTTGACCACCTTGATATCGATGAAGCGACCCTGGTTGCCTGGCTCACTTTCATGCTCGCACTGCATGATGTCGGCAAGTTCAGTTACCGCTTCCAATGTTTGAAGCCCGACTTTCCCTGGCTTGCGCGCAGTCTCCCGCAAGATCGGCGCTACAGCGTCCGGCATGACACCCTCGGGCTGGTGCTTTGGCAAGGCGCGCTTGAGGATGCGGTTTTCGGCCAGTTCATCGCCGAGCAGGCTGACCGATCTTCGCTCCGCCAGTTGCGGACTGCGCTCGATATCTGGATCAGCGCCTTTGCTGGGCACCACGGGCAGCCACCGGCAAGACGGCGTATCCCGCTGCGTGAACAATTTACCCCGGATGACGAGAAAGCCGCTGTCGCCTTTTGCGAACAGGCCGGCGCGTTACTGCTCGCGAATTCACCGCTGCGGGTGGATGAGCCGAAGGCACTGATTCAAGCACTCAAGCCCGTCTCCTGGTGGCTGGCCGGAATAGCCGTTCTGTGTGACTGGCTGGGCTCCAACGCGGACCTGTTTGCCTATCAACAGGAGCCGATGCCGCTCCCACGCTATTGGAACGAGCACGCTCTGCCAGCCGCCGAGCGTGCCATTGCGATAAGTGGCGTGCTACCGCTGGCTCCTTCGGGGAAATCCCAACGGGAATTATTCGACTATATTGACCAGCCAACGCCGTTGCAGACAATCTGTGCGGATATTGCTCTATCGAGCACGCCACAACTACTGATCCTTGAGGATCTCACAGGCTCTGGCAAAACCGAAGCCAGCCTGACGCTGGCGCAGCGCATTCAGTCCGCCGGCGCGGCAGATGGGATCTATCTCGCCCTGCCAACCATGGCGACATCCAATGCCATGCACGCGCGGATTATCGACAAAGGATTAGATCAGCGCCTCTTTGTGGGCGACCCCAGCGTCATTCTGACCCACGCTGCCGCCCGCTTGGTGCAGGCAATGGCCGCGCGAAACGCAATTTTGCCGGATGCGCCGCCGGAGGCGGATTACGACTTGGCTGAAACTAGCGCAGCCAACCTGCGCGCCGCCTGGCTCGGCGATCATCGTAAAAAGGCCCTGCTGGCCGACTTGGGCGTCGGCACCATCGATCAGGCCCTGCTGGCCGTGCTGCCAAGCCGTCATCAGTCCCTGCGGTTGCTTGGGCTCGCGCGAAAAGTGCTGATCGTCGATGAAGTCCATGCCTATGACAGCTACATGCAGCAACTACTTGCCGCACTGCTGCGGTTCCATGCCTTTATTGGTGGGCACGTTGTTCTGCTCTCCGCCACTCTGCCACAGGCGCAGCGACAGGCCCTTGTAGACGCGTTTCGCGCAGGTCTATCTGCCGCGCCCGTTGCACTTGCGGCGTCGGCCTATCCGCTGCTGACGCGCGTGGACGCAGTTGCTGTTGAGGAAATATCGGTCGCCGCTCGCGACCAAGCCAAGCGCAGCGTCGCGGTACAGTGTGTCGATGAGGTCGCGACTGTGATGCACCTGCTGGTCGACGCCCACCAGCATGGAAACTGTGCCTGTTGGGTGCGAAATACGGTGGACGATGCCATTGCCGCCTTGCAGACGCTTCGCGACCTGGGGGTTGCAGAAGACAGCCTGCTGCTCTTTCATGCCCGCTTCGCGCTGGGTGATCGTTTGGCGATTGAAAACAAGGTGCTGGCGTCATTTGGTCCGGAAAGCGATGCGGCTTGCCGCCGTGGCCGTATTCTGATTGCAACCCAGGTGGTGGAGCAGTCACTCGACCTGGACTTCGATCTGATGGTGTCTGATTTGGCGCCCATCGATTTAATCATTCAGCGCGCTGGGCGTCTTCAACGCCACGCCCGCGACTCTACTGGTGCGCGGGCAGCCCGCGAACAGCGCCCATCGCCCTGTCTGCATGTGCTGACCCAGGTGGCCGATAATGACGCAGATGCACACTGGCTTAATGGGCTGTTGCCTGGAACTGCAAGGGTCTATCGCGATCTTCGCGTGCTGTGGCGAACTGCTCGATTGCTCGCGGATCATGGCGCCATCCGAATGCCCGAAGCAGCGCGGACACTGATCGAAGGCGTCTATGGCGAAGATGGGCTGCCTGTGCCAGCGGGCATCGAGCAAGGCAGTATCGACGCTGAGAGCGAGGATTTAGCAAACACTTCCATGGGGCGTTTCAACGCCCTGAAGTTGGAGCAAGGCTACGCCGACCCGGGCATGGACTACTGGGATGACATTGTAGCGCCGACCCGCTTGGGCGAGGCCAGTATTCGGGTTCGGCTGGCGCGCTGGGACGCAGGCAGGCTCAGCCCCTGGGCTGGCGATCAAGAGACGCCATGGTCCGATTGGCTTGCCGTTGCGATGAGCGAGGTCAGCATTCGTCAGCACTGGGTGGCCGAGGCGGCGGACTCTCAAGAGCCCGGTCTCGAGGCAGCCATGGAGGATGCGCTCAGTAAGGTTTATGACCAGGGTCGTTGGAGCCGACTGCTGCCGTTGCGGCCTATCGGCGAGGACGCATGGGAAGCCGAAGCGGTCGATGGCGCTGGTGAACCGGTTCGGTTCCGGTACACCAGAATGACGGGCCTGGTCAGGGTGCGGGATCTATGA
- a CDS encoding helix-turn-helix domain-containing protein, translated as MTRTARGKTPLLDAIHETAGDLHRLSLISDTEMQQYNALCLTPVSDFDGDKIRLLRDRYQLSQTVLASLLNTSPATVRRWEADNQHPNGSAQKLLDLLERKGLETLL; from the coding sequence ATGACCAGAACAGCCAGGGGTAAGACTCCGCTTCTTGATGCCATTCATGAAACCGCTGGGGATTTGCATCGCCTAAGCCTGATTTCTGACACAGAAATGCAGCAATACAACGCCTTATGCCTAACGCCTGTTTCCGACTTTGATGGCGACAAAATACGTTTGCTGCGTGATCGTTATCAGCTAAGCCAGACGGTACTCGCCTCATTGTTGAACACCAGTCCTGCGACCGTGCGCCGTTGGGAGGCGGATAACCAACATCCGAACGGCTCCGCTCAAAAGCTGCTTGACCTGCTCGAACGCAAAGGTCTCGAAACCCTACTGTAA
- a CDS encoding type II toxin-antitoxin system RelE/ParE family toxin gives MRKTPLTDSALRLAIGEMQQGLIDADLGGGVVKKRVGLPNQGKRGGFRTLLATNKCGLWIFIFGFEKSARGNIAPQELAALRMLARDMLRWDADTLEIAIRDGSLIEIALDT, from the coding sequence ATGCGTAAGACACCCCTGACTGACTCAGCACTTCGGCTGGCAATTGGGGAAATGCAGCAAGGTTTGATCGACGCGGACCTTGGTGGAGGCGTGGTCAAGAAACGCGTCGGTTTGCCAAACCAAGGTAAACGCGGTGGATTTAGAACGCTGCTGGCCACGAATAAATGCGGATTGTGGATTTTCATCTTTGGTTTTGAGAAAAGCGCGCGCGGGAACATTGCGCCCCAAGAACTCGCCGCACTGCGAATGCTGGCGCGGGATATGCTGCGATGGGATGCCGATACGCTAGAAATTGCCATTCGAGACGGTTCCTTAATAGAGATTGCACTGGATACTTGA
- the casA gene encoding type I-E CRISPR-associated protein Cse1/CasA, which produces MLNLALDEWIPARRAANNVCTELAPWQITMDIDDDPFVTLDAPRADFNAALMQFLIGLLQTTFAPRDADQWFERMELPPTPEELQAAFRPFAHAFELGGQDARFMQDQDALADREPLPISALLIDMAGSETHFVKGLAHQGFSPAMAAMALYTLQTNAPSGGVGHRTSVRGGGPLTTLVLATRDNDDRQPTLWQTLWLNVLDEETLGYSATPADAERIFPWLVATRTSEKGGRDTSPEKAHPLQVFWGMPRRIRLDLENIGESSAECVCALSGQPSANIVSAYRTKNYGTNYIGAWQHPLSPYSYDGKELLCMHPRGSINYRHWLGLVQSSKDSKTERLPALVVQRFTDGAYRLEREGWRFRLWACGYDMDNMKPRCWFESTLPLFPIQDRNTREMVESAAERMIEAAGHFLGNLRGAIKDAWFAANDPRRKSARLDHVSDAFWQETESAFYDGLGAVAGAADTQAKRFEQFQNWHRYLQVYTQNAFDLWVDYNQITDQSHPRRIAEARRNLRRFNYKKKIKDLLEISDKRGSAQQEAA; this is translated from the coding sequence GTGCTGAATCTTGCGCTCGATGAATGGATACCCGCCCGCCGAGCTGCCAATAACGTGTGCACGGAGCTGGCGCCCTGGCAGATCACCATGGACATCGACGACGATCCCTTTGTAACCCTCGATGCGCCGCGAGCGGACTTCAACGCCGCTCTGATGCAGTTCCTGATCGGGCTCTTGCAAACCACCTTTGCGCCACGGGATGCCGATCAGTGGTTCGAGCGCATGGAATTGCCACCGACGCCAGAGGAACTTCAGGCTGCATTCCGCCCATTCGCACATGCGTTTGAGCTTGGTGGTCAGGACGCGCGCTTTATGCAGGACCAAGACGCCTTGGCTGACCGCGAACCCTTGCCGATCAGCGCCTTGTTGATCGACATGGCCGGCAGTGAAACCCATTTCGTCAAAGGGCTGGCGCATCAGGGATTCAGCCCAGCCATGGCGGCCATGGCGCTATACACCTTGCAAACTAACGCCCCGTCTGGCGGCGTTGGTCATCGCACCTCGGTTCGCGGTGGCGGGCCGCTCACAACGCTGGTGCTAGCGACCCGAGATAACGATGACCGTCAGCCAACGCTTTGGCAAACGCTCTGGCTCAATGTGCTGGATGAAGAAACGCTGGGCTACAGCGCAACGCCAGCGGATGCCGAGCGCATCTTTCCTTGGTTGGTTGCGACTCGCACGAGCGAGAAAGGTGGTCGGGACACATCTCCCGAGAAGGCTCACCCGTTGCAGGTGTTTTGGGGTATGCCAAGGCGGATTCGGCTCGACCTGGAAAACATTGGGGAGAGCAGCGCAGAATGCGTCTGTGCACTTAGTGGTCAGCCAAGTGCCAATATCGTCAGTGCTTATCGCACAAAGAACTACGGCACCAACTACATCGGAGCTTGGCAACACCCGTTGAGTCCATACAGCTACGACGGCAAGGAGCTGCTGTGTATGCATCCGCGCGGCAGCATCAATTACCGCCACTGGCTCGGTCTGGTGCAATCATCCAAAGACAGCAAGACCGAAAGACTCCCGGCACTGGTGGTCCAGCGCTTCACCGACGGCGCTTACCGGCTCGAGCGCGAGGGCTGGCGCTTTCGCCTCTGGGCCTGCGGTTACGACATGGACAACATGAAGCCACGTTGCTGGTTCGAGTCCACACTTCCGCTTTTTCCGATCCAGGACAGGAACACCAGGGAGATGGTCGAAAGCGCGGCAGAGCGGATGATTGAAGCTGCGGGCCATTTTCTTGGCAATTTGCGTGGTGCCATCAAGGATGCCTGGTTCGCCGCCAATGATCCGAGGCGCAAGTCCGCCAGGCTGGATCACGTCAGCGACGCCTTCTGGCAGGAAACCGAGTCGGCATTCTATGACGGTCTTGGTGCGGTGGCTGGCGCCGCAGATACGCAAGCAAAGCGATTTGAGCAATTCCAGAACTGGCATCGGTATCTGCAGGTTTATACCCAGAATGCGTTCGACCTCTGGGTCGATTACAACCAGATCACCGACCAATCCCATCCGCGTCGCATTGCCGAAGCCCGGCGCAATCTGCGGCGTTTCAACTACAAAAAGAAAATCAAGGATTTGCTTGAGATTAGCGACAAGCGTGGCAGCGCGCAACAGGAAGCGGCCTGA
- the casB gene encoding type I-E CRISPR-associated protein Cse2/CasB encodes MGESLKDQNPAKVVDEVLDWWRQLVAPPETGQPSRRGELAELRRAKNLEEVLFVPAYHRLFYRVSAQGWAHGPSVAAIAGLLAHVKGDTAMAGQIPSDATAQEEQRQSKAPDTVAALLAAPVKPGLGPRVSESRFQRLVAIRELPVLYPNLLRIIHLAGDRVPVRDLIQSVRYWNDRQRRDWTFRYYTALLGNEGKAPAQTQGA; translated from the coding sequence ATGGGAGAGTCCCTGAAAGACCAAAACCCGGCCAAAGTGGTTGATGAGGTGCTCGACTGGTGGCGTCAACTAGTGGCCCCGCCTGAGACAGGCCAACCCAGTCGTCGCGGCGAGTTGGCGGAGTTGCGCCGGGCCAAGAACCTGGAGGAAGTGCTGTTCGTGCCGGCCTATCACCGGTTGTTTTATCGCGTCAGCGCGCAGGGTTGGGCGCACGGTCCCAGTGTCGCGGCCATTGCTGGATTGCTCGCACACGTCAAGGGCGATACGGCAATGGCCGGGCAAATACCATCAGACGCAACCGCGCAAGAAGAGCAGCGCCAATCGAAAGCGCCTGACACCGTTGCGGCCCTCTTGGCGGCTCCTGTCAAACCCGGTTTGGGGCCGCGAGTCAGCGAATCGCGTTTCCAGCGACTGGTCGCGATTCGCGAGCTGCCAGTGCTTTATCCCAACCTGCTGCGCATCATTCATTTGGCGGGAGATCGGGTGCCGGTGCGCGACCTGATTCAAAGCGTGCGGTACTGGAATGACCGCCAGCGGCGGGACTGGACTTTTCGTTATTACACGGCCTTGCTGGGAAATGAAGGCAAGGCGCCGGCACAGACACAAGGAGCCTGA
- the cas7e gene encoding type I-E CRISPR-associated protein Cas7/Cse4/CasC — MTRFIQLHLLTSYPPANLNRDDLGRPKTAVMGGDKRLRVSSQSLKRAWRTSDVFASALSGHLGTRTKEQGRRVREQLLAGGLSDKQATDWATLIAKQFGKPKSGSVEIEQLAHFSPEEQSAIDALVQTLIERKSAPTEDELKLLRHQHSAADIALFGRMLAAAPSYNTEAAAQVAHAISVHKVAVEDDFFTAVDDLNEGIEDVGAGHMGETEFAAGLFYLYLCIDRELLGTNLGGDQALRDKALAALAEAAATVAPTGKQNSFGSRARASYLLAEKGDQQPRSLSVAFLKSVRGSGEGMLPEAIGALTETLEKMDQVYGPCADDRSVMDALAGTGSLADIQSFIAS, encoded by the coding sequence ATGACGCGCTTTATCCAACTGCATCTGTTAACGTCCTACCCGCCCGCCAATCTGAACCGCGACGACCTGGGGCGGCCAAAGACCGCCGTGATGGGTGGCGACAAACGCCTACGGGTTTCCTCCCAGAGCCTGAAGCGCGCCTGGCGCACATCGGATGTCTTTGCGTCCGCGCTGAGCGGGCATCTTGGAACCCGCACCAAGGAGCAGGGCCGGCGCGTCAGGGAGCAATTGCTGGCCGGTGGTCTGTCCGACAAGCAAGCGACGGACTGGGCGACTTTGATTGCCAAACAGTTTGGTAAGCCCAAATCCGGCTCGGTCGAGATCGAGCAATTGGCGCATTTCAGCCCCGAGGAACAATCCGCTATTGATGCCCTAGTGCAAACATTGATCGAACGCAAGAGCGCGCCCACCGAAGACGAATTGAAACTGCTACGCCACCAGCACAGTGCAGCCGACATCGCGCTGTTTGGGCGCATGCTTGCAGCGGCACCCAGCTACAACACCGAGGCGGCTGCTCAGGTCGCGCACGCGATATCTGTGCATAAGGTGGCTGTCGAGGACGATTTTTTCACTGCCGTCGATGACTTGAACGAGGGCATCGAGGATGTCGGCGCCGGCCACATGGGTGAGACAGAATTCGCCGCCGGGCTCTTCTATCTCTATCTGTGCATCGACCGTGAATTGCTTGGCACCAATCTTGGCGGTGACCAGGCACTGAGGGACAAGGCGCTCGCTGCTCTTGCCGAGGCAGCGGCGACGGTCGCGCCTACTGGCAAACAAAACAGCTTCGGCTCCCGTGCGCGGGCCTCTTATCTGCTGGCAGAAAAGGGCGACCAACAGCCGCGCTCACTGTCGGTGGCGTTTCTGAAATCCGTGCGCGGCTCCGGTGAGGGCATGTTGCCCGAGGCGATTGGAGCACTGACGGAGACGCTTGAGAAAATGGATCAGGTCTACGGCCCTTGTGCTGATGATCGCAGCGTTATGGACGCATTGGCGGGCACGGGCTCGCTGGCGGACATTCAGTCCTTCATCGCGAGCTAA
- the cas5e gene encoding type I-E CRISPR-associated protein Cas5/CasD, with amino-acid sequence MNRFLLFRLHGALAAWGDIAVGEQRPSTPHPSKSIVLGLVAAALGLKREDDDAHAALRDGYGFAVRVDSAGTPLRDYHTTQYPKTTSRLHHLRTRRDELADSGNRATVLSTRDYRSDSLYVVGLYQRGLDNVPEPDTLADALRRPKFTLYLGRRSCPAALPLAPRVIEAADFKAALADYDEAARHDGQQAFLEDARVARLSSGCEYYWEDGLPVGLESLQSTPRHDQPQSRARRQFAARTEHYANQGGKEAWAT; translated from the coding sequence ATGAACAGATTTTTGCTGTTCCGGCTGCATGGAGCGCTCGCCGCTTGGGGTGACATTGCTGTCGGCGAGCAACGACCGAGCACTCCCCACCCATCAAAATCCATCGTGCTCGGGCTTGTCGCTGCGGCGCTCGGCCTGAAACGCGAGGACGACGACGCCCATGCGGCGCTGCGCGATGGCTATGGTTTCGCGGTGCGCGTCGACTCCGCCGGCACGCCATTGCGCGACTACCACACGACCCAATACCCCAAGACAACCAGCCGGCTACATCACTTGCGCACCCGTCGCGACGAGTTGGCGGATTCGGGTAATCGCGCCACGGTCCTTTCCACCCGTGACTACCGCAGCGACAGTCTCTATGTGGTTGGCCTGTATCAGCGTGGTCTGGACAATGTGCCCGAGCCAGACACCCTGGCCGATGCGTTGCGTCGGCCAAAGTTCACCCTTTATCTCGGGCGCCGTTCCTGTCCGGCCGCACTGCCCTTGGCTCCGCGCGTCATCGAAGCGGCCGATTTCAAGGCGGCGCTGGCTGACTATGACGAAGCCGCACGCCATGACGGCCAGCAAGCTTTTCTGGAGGATGCGCGCGTCGCACGCCTGAGCAGCGGTTGCGAATACTATTGGGAGGACGGTCTGCCGGTCGGGCTCGAGTCGCTGCAATCGACACCGCGCCACGATCAACCTCAGTCGCGCGCGCGTCGTCAATTCGCGGCACGCACCGAGCATTACGCCAATCAGGGAGGGAAGGAGGCATGGGCTACCTGA